From Fervidobacterium sp., the proteins below share one genomic window:
- a CDS encoding ABC transporter ATP-binding protein yields the protein MIEITKRFPGVLANDRVTIRIEKGEIHAIVGENGAGKSTLMNQLYGLYHPDSGEIKIFGEKKVFVGPRDAIKAGIGMVHQHFMLVNTLTVAENVVLGSEPTKGVNFDLARAKRDVKELSEKYGLYVDVDAKIEDIPVGMQQRVEIIKTLYRGANIIILDEPTAVLTPQEVEELFVIMRNLQNAGKTILFISHKLNEVMEISDRITVMRGGRVTAELITKQTNEREIAKAMVGRDVVLKLDKTPHKPKETIFEVKDIWVKDNRHLDAVKGVSFQVRRGEIVGIAGVAGNGQTELIEAITGLRKIEKGSIYFDGIDVTNTHPKILREMGMTHIAEDRLKHALIKPFPAYYNSILGKHYKKPFSKSGFLNHSEIKRFTMELMEEFDVRPRIIDHLGGNFSGGNQQKLVVGREIKANPKFMVIAQPTRGLDVGAIEFIHRQILRMRENDVAILLISMELEEIFSLSDRILVMYEGKIMGEVKPDETTVEEVGLMMAGKRLEELRGGKK from the coding sequence ATGATAGAAATTACAAAGAGGTTTCCAGGTGTACTGGCAAATGATAGGGTCACGATTCGCATAGAAAAGGGGGAAATCCACGCTATTGTTGGAGAAAACGGTGCTGGCAAGAGTACTCTCATGAATCAACTATACGGGCTTTACCATCCTGATAGTGGTGAAATTAAGATATTTGGTGAGAAAAAAGTTTTTGTAGGACCACGTGATGCTATAAAGGCCGGAATCGGAATGGTTCACCAACATTTTATGCTTGTGAACACTCTTACTGTTGCCGAGAATGTGGTACTTGGTAGCGAACCAACAAAAGGTGTAAATTTTGACTTGGCAAGGGCAAAGAGAGACGTGAAAGAATTATCAGAAAAGTATGGTTTGTATGTAGACGTTGATGCAAAGATAGAAGACATACCAGTTGGTATGCAACAAAGGGTTGAAATTATAAAAACGCTTTACAGGGGTGCAAACATAATCATACTTGACGAACCAACTGCAGTGCTTACACCTCAAGAAGTTGAAGAATTATTTGTTATTATGCGGAACTTACAAAACGCGGGAAAAACTATTTTATTTATATCCCATAAACTCAATGAAGTAATGGAAATAAGTGACAGAATTACTGTCATGCGCGGCGGAAGGGTAACAGCCGAGTTAATTACAAAGCAAACTAACGAAAGAGAGATAGCTAAAGCAATGGTAGGTAGAGATGTGGTACTAAAGCTTGACAAAACACCACATAAACCAAAAGAAACAATATTTGAAGTCAAAGACATTTGGGTAAAGGATAACAGACATCTTGATGCTGTCAAAGGCGTATCATTTCAAGTTAGAAGAGGGGAAATTGTTGGTATAGCCGGTGTTGCAGGTAACGGGCAGACAGAGCTTATAGAAGCTATCACTGGTCTGAGAAAAATAGAAAAGGGAAGCATTTATTTTGATGGAATTGACGTTACAAATACTCATCCAAAGATCCTCAGAGAAATGGGAATGACTCATATTGCAGAAGACAGACTCAAGCACGCCTTAATAAAACCTTTCCCAGCATACTATAATTCAATACTTGGTAAGCATTACAAGAAACCATTTTCAAAAAGTGGATTCTTGAACCACAGTGAGATTAAGAGATTCACAATGGAATTGATGGAAGAATTTGACGTTAGACCACGCATAATAGATCATCTTGGTGGGAATTTTTCAGGAGGAAACCAGCAAAAGCTGGTTGTGGGAAGGGAAATAAAAGCTAATCCTAAGTTTATGGTGATAGCTCAACCAACCAGAGGTCTTGACGTTGGTGCTATTGAATTCATACATAGGCAGATATTACGTATGAGGGAAAACGATGTTGCTATACTATTAATATCCATGGAGCTTGAAGAAATATTCTCGCTCAGTGATAGAATATTGGTTATGTACGAAGGTAAGATAATGGGTGAAGTTAAACCTGATGAGACTACTGTAGAAGAAGTGGGATTAATGATGGCTGGGAAAAGACTTGAAGAATTACGAGGTGGTAAAAAATGA
- the dnaA gene encoding chromosomal replication initiator protein DnaA, with amino-acid sequence MSEIKDKILALLKEKVSRQQWEHWFIDFSIKRIEDTHVVFEVGNLFIKGYIENKFDKILRKVLNEILGPSSSYEIVYAQIPEERDYGSTFPDNVALVRKRPVLITPLNPRYTFDNFVVDEFNQFAYNLLLEAAKRPGSYNPIFIHSEAGMGKTHLVQAYGNYLLQNNPDLRFAYLTSETFMNELISKLKSNAVEEFREKYRKKVDVLVIDDIQFLAGKKGVQIELFHTFNTLYESGKQIIVCSDRSPKELKEFQDRVISRFQMGVVVQIKSPSVEAMYKIAKKVVIDEKADIPDEILNYVAKNLKGSIRILKGAIVKLIAYKSMYNDIDLNTTKVLLKDVLTQEDSLNNDDVIGLVSKYFKCSKQDIISDKKDKNIVLARQIAMYLLNVHYQVSARKIASIFGKSHPTVLSSLKNIDEKVKSDPEIKKIIEKLESELTTKINKAFS; translated from the coding sequence ATGAGTGAAATAAAGGACAAAATCTTAGCCTTACTGAAAGAGAAAGTTAGCCGACAGCAATGGGAACATTGGTTTATTGATTTTTCTATAAAAAGAATAGAAGATACCCACGTTGTATTTGAAGTGGGAAATTTGTTTATTAAAGGTTATATAGAGAACAAGTTTGATAAAATTCTAAGAAAGGTACTAAACGAAATCTTAGGACCGAGTTCATCTTACGAAATTGTCTATGCTCAGATTCCAGAAGAAAGAGATTACGGATCAACTTTTCCAGATAACGTAGCCCTTGTTAGAAAACGTCCTGTACTTATAACACCATTAAACCCAAGATACACGTTTGACAACTTTGTTGTCGATGAATTCAACCAATTTGCCTACAACTTACTACTTGAAGCAGCTAAGCGACCTGGAAGTTATAACCCAATTTTCATACACAGCGAAGCTGGAATGGGAAAGACGCACCTTGTTCAAGCTTACGGAAATTACTTATTACAAAATAATCCAGATCTAAGATTTGCTTATTTAACAAGTGAAACGTTTATGAACGAGTTAATTTCAAAATTAAAATCAAATGCTGTCGAAGAGTTTAGAGAAAAATACAGAAAGAAAGTAGACGTACTTGTTATCGACGATATACAGTTCTTGGCTGGTAAAAAAGGTGTTCAAATTGAACTTTTCCATACATTTAACACACTGTACGAATCAGGCAAGCAAATAATAGTTTGCTCAGATAGATCACCAAAAGAATTGAAAGAATTCCAGGATAGGGTTATCTCACGTTTTCAAATGGGGGTAGTTGTTCAGATAAAAAGTCCATCAGTTGAGGCTATGTACAAAATAGCTAAAAAGGTAGTAATTGATGAAAAGGCAGATATACCTGATGAAATACTGAATTACGTGGCCAAAAACTTGAAGGGAAGTATAAGAATTTTGAAAGGTGCGATAGTTAAGCTGATTGCTTACAAAAGTATGTATAATGATATCGATCTAAATACAACAAAGGTCTTACTCAAAGATGTTTTAACTCAAGAAGATAGTTTAAACAACGATGATGTTATAGGACTAGTGTCTAAATATTTCAAGTGTTCAAAGCAAGATATTATATCAGACAAAAAAGACAAGAATATAGTTCTTGCAAGACAGATAGCTATGTATCTGCTAAACGTTCATTATCAAGTTTCTGCAAGAAAAATAGCGAGTATATTTGGAAAAAGCCATCCTACTGTCTTGTCAAGTCTTAAGAATATAGATGAGAAGGTTAAATCTGATCCTGAAATCAAAAAGATCATCGAAAAACTTGAAAGTGAACTTACAACAAAGATAAATAAGGCTTTTTCTTAG
- a CDS encoding ferredoxin: MKVRVDEATCIGCGVCENLCPDVFKLADDMKAKVLQPETDLDCAKDAADSCPTAAIVIEE, encoded by the coding sequence ATGAAGGTAAGAGTTGACGAAGCAACATGCATCGGTTGTGGTGTTTGTGAAAACTTGTGTCCAGATGTTTTCAAACTTGCAGATGATATGAAAGCAAAAGTCTTGCAACCGGAAACAGATCTTGATTGTGCAAAAGACGCAGCAGATAGCTGTCCAACGGCTGCTATTGTTATCGAAGAGTAA
- a CDS encoding ABC transporter permease, producing the protein MKKLFESVAVPIISVLIALLISALVIMAIGKNPIQAYGKLVHGAFGNQQAIIDTLIKTTPLILTGLAVGFGFRAGVFNIGAEGQMAMGALMAASVASNFGGLPPAVAIPLTMLIGMAAGAGWAAIAGFLKAKTGAHEVVTTIMLNWTTTYIASFMVTGPLATGSGTPKSPEISLSAQLPVLMKVGAMELSAGIIISIAAAVFMYVFLNKTTIGYEIKAVGFNPYAAEYGGISVARNVVLAMAISGALAGLAGVTELMGVHHRFLGELSGGKGFDGISIALIGQNNPIGIIFAALLIGALRTGSNEMQFMGVSKYVVIIVQAIVIFLVAADRIVRTIYAKKRVKS; encoded by the coding sequence ATGAAGAAATTATTTGAAAGTGTTGCTGTTCCAATAATTTCCGTTCTTATCGCTTTACTTATATCAGCACTTGTCATAATGGCAATTGGAAAAAACCCCATACAAGCTTACGGGAAGCTTGTACACGGTGCTTTTGGAAACCAACAGGCTATAATAGATACGCTTATAAAAACAACACCACTTATATTAACCGGTCTTGCTGTTGGTTTTGGATTCAGAGCTGGTGTGTTTAATATAGGCGCAGAAGGACAAATGGCGATGGGTGCACTCATGGCAGCAAGTGTAGCAAGTAATTTTGGTGGACTTCCACCTGCAGTTGCAATACCATTAACAATGTTGATAGGTATGGCAGCAGGAGCAGGTTGGGCGGCTATCGCTGGATTTTTGAAAGCAAAAACAGGGGCACATGAGGTAGTGACAACGATTATGCTCAACTGGACTACAACATACATTGCATCTTTTATGGTTACAGGTCCACTTGCAACAGGCTCAGGTACACCAAAAAGTCCTGAAATATCACTTTCAGCTCAATTACCTGTTTTGATGAAAGTTGGTGCGATGGAATTGAGTGCAGGTATAATAATTTCGATCGCTGCAGCAGTGTTCATGTATGTGTTTTTAAATAAAACAACAATAGGTTACGAGATCAAAGCAGTTGGTTTCAATCCTTATGCAGCAGAATACGGAGGTATCAGCGTAGCGAGAAATGTAGTACTCGCTATGGCAATCAGTGGTGCACTTGCCGGACTCGCTGGCGTTACCGAACTGATGGGAGTGCATCATAGATTTCTAGGAGAACTCTCTGGAGGAAAGGGTTTTGACGGGATTAGTATTGCATTGATTGGTCAAAATAATCCAATCGGAATAATATTCGCTGCATTGTTAATTGGAGCACTGAGAACAGGCAGTAACGAAATGCAGTTTATGGGTGTTTCAAAATACGTTGTGATAATAGTACAAGCGATTGTAATTTTCTTAGTTGCTGCCGATAGAATTGTTAG
- the arcC gene encoding carbamate kinase, whose product MKKLAVVAIGGNAVNRPGEEPTAENMLRNLSETAHYLASMLDEYDIVITHGNGPQVGNLLVQQDLAKHVIPPFPLDVNDAQTQGSLGYMIALTLENELKRRNVNRYISAIVTQILVDKNDPAFQKPSKPVGPFYSREEAEKLSQEKGWIMKEDAGRGWRRVVPSPIPLDIIEKEVIKMLVEKDVIVIAAGGGGIPVIEENGQIKGVEAVIDKDRASALLAKEIAADLLIILTGVEKVCINYKKPDQIELDKLTVEEARKYLDEGHFPAGSMGPKIEAAIDFVSATGKECIITDMAVLDKALRGETGTKIVR is encoded by the coding sequence ATGAAAAAGTTAGCGGTTGTTGCCATAGGTGGAAATGCAGTTAACAGGCCAGGAGAAGAACCAACGGCTGAGAACATGCTTAGGAATCTTTCTGAAACAGCTCATTATCTTGCTTCTATGCTCGATGAATATGATATTGTAATTACGCATGGTAACGGTCCACAAGTAGGAAATTTGCTTGTCCAACAAGACCTTGCAAAGCACGTTATACCACCATTTCCTCTTGATGTGAATGATGCTCAAACACAAGGTAGTCTTGGATACATGATTGCGCTGACTCTTGAAAATGAGCTTAAAAGGCGCAATGTAAACAGATACATATCAGCAATAGTAACTCAAATCTTAGTTGATAAGAACGACCCTGCTTTTCAGAAACCATCAAAGCCTGTTGGACCATTTTATTCAAGAGAAGAAGCGGAAAAGTTATCACAAGAAAAAGGATGGATAATGAAAGAAGATGCGGGAAGGGGATGGAGAAGAGTAGTTCCTTCACCTATCCCTCTTGACATAATAGAAAAAGAAGTTATAAAGATGCTCGTTGAAAAAGATGTCATAGTAATTGCTGCTGGTGGAGGCGGAATTCCTGTGATAGAAGAAAATGGTCAAATTAAAGGGGTAGAAGCAGTTATTGATAAAGACAGAGCAAGTGCTTTACTTGCTAAGGAAATAGCCGCAGATCTTCTAATTATTTTAACAGGTGTGGAAAAAGTTTGTATAAACTATAAAAAACCAGATCAAATTGAATTGGATAAGTTGACAGTGGAAGAAGCAAGAAAATATCTGGACGAAGGTCATTTTCCAGCAGGTAGTATGGGACCTAAGATAGAAGCCGCCATTGATTTTGTCAGTGCAACCGGAAAAGAATGCATAATTACAGACATGGCGGTACTTGACAAAGCTTTGAGAGGAGAGACTGGTACAAAGATTGTAAGATAG
- a CDS encoding M55 family metallopeptidase — translation MRKKIFVSLDFEGLAGVTSWHDVEKGSADYKKEAMILQLKALLNGLSNSEIFLVDSHAAGDNVPWEITNEFPNLTIVSGGVRKHYMMYGIDSSFDYIVFFGYHAGVGTLEANMDHTYSSSSIHNIWINDIEMNEALINAAFGSLFNVPVGYLIGDDKVVNQTRQYLPKTIYVSTKNSIGRHSAVMKPMKEVLSEIENGARRLLEKDKSDFEIFSFNPPIKMVVEFSDTLRADLVASMPLVERIDGRKVCIIHQDYKVIFEALLAMTYICAAAKVLL, via the coding sequence GTGAGAAAGAAAATCTTTGTTTCTTTGGACTTTGAAGGTTTGGCTGGGGTAACAAGCTGGCATGATGTTGAGAAAGGAAGTGCCGATTATAAAAAGGAAGCTATGATATTGCAGCTTAAGGCACTTTTGAATGGACTGAGCAACTCAGAAATATTTCTTGTTGATTCACACGCAGCAGGTGATAATGTTCCATGGGAGATAACGAACGAATTCCCAAATTTGACAATAGTTAGTGGCGGTGTAAGAAAACACTACATGATGTATGGAATAGATAGCTCTTTCGATTATATTGTATTTTTTGGTTATCATGCTGGCGTGGGAACGCTCGAGGCGAATATGGATCATACCTATTCCAGTTCTTCAATCCACAACATATGGATAAACGACATAGAAATGAATGAAGCTTTGATTAACGCTGCATTTGGTAGTTTATTCAATGTTCCCGTTGGTTATTTAATAGGTGACGACAAGGTCGTAAATCAGACAAGACAATACCTGCCTAAGACAATTTACGTTTCAACAAAAAATTCTATAGGGCGTCATAGTGCCGTGATGAAACCTATGAAAGAGGTACTTTCTGAAATTGAAAATGGCGCAAGAAGACTACTTGAAAAAGACAAGTCAGATTTTGAGATTTTCAGTTTTAATCCTCCGATCAAGATGGTGGTTGAATTTTCAGATACACTTCGCGCTGATTTGGTAGCATCAATGCCGCTTGTGGAAAGGATTGATGGAAGGAAAGTGTGTATAATACATCAAGATTACAAAGTAATTTTTGAAGCATTACTTGCGATGACTTACATTTGTGCTGCCGCAAAGGTTTTATTGTAA
- a CDS encoding bifunctional enoyl-CoA hydratase/phosphate acetyltransferase has protein sequence MLRSLDEVVEMARGKRKVIAVAGAEDKEAIKAVYEARELGISAILFGKKEIIEKNLEELGTDYPIVDCKSEEETCKESVKSVMQGQAHIVMKGLVKTSTLLKAVLDKEYGLRTDRLLSHVAVVEVPGINRLVFITDGGMVIRPTLEQKIQIIQNAVDVARKLGYEVPKVGLITAVETVNPDMPETMEAALLSKMNERGQIKGCKIDGPLGIDNALSVYAAEVKGVKGEVAGHADILVVPDIHSGNFLGKSAVYFANGRIAGIIVGAKAPVIVISRADTSDSKFVSIALAVALT, from the coding sequence ATGCTAAGGAGCCTTGATGAAGTTGTAGAGATGGCGAGAGGTAAAAGGAAAGTAATTGCAGTTGCGGGAGCGGAAGATAAAGAAGCAATCAAAGCTGTTTACGAAGCACGTGAGCTTGGTATTTCAGCTATATTATTTGGGAAGAAAGAAATTATCGAAAAAAATTTGGAAGAATTAGGTACAGATTATCCAATTGTTGATTGCAAGAGTGAAGAAGAAACCTGTAAAGAATCAGTAAAAAGCGTTATGCAAGGTCAGGCACATATAGTTATGAAAGGTCTTGTGAAAACATCGACATTGCTAAAAGCCGTTCTTGACAAAGAGTACGGATTAAGAACTGATAGACTATTATCACACGTTGCTGTAGTTGAAGTACCTGGAATCAACAGACTGGTATTCATCACAGACGGTGGTATGGTCATAAGACCTACACTTGAACAAAAAATTCAGATTATCCAGAATGCTGTTGATGTTGCAAGAAAACTTGGTTATGAAGTGCCAAAAGTAGGTTTAATAACTGCAGTTGAAACTGTGAATCCTGATATGCCAGAAACAATGGAAGCTGCATTACTTTCAAAGATGAATGAACGTGGACAAATAAAGGGATGCAAAATTGATGGACCTCTTGGAATAGACAATGCACTAAGTGTTTACGCAGCTGAAGTAAAGGGAGTAAAAGGAGAGGTTGCAGGACATGCAGACATTTTAGTTGTTCCTGATATACACAGTGGTAACTTTCTTGGAAAATCTGCTGTGTACTTTGCCAATGGTAGAATAGCAGGAATAATTGTTGGTGCAAAAGCTCCTGTTATAGTGATTTCAAGAGCCGACACAAGCGATTCAAAATTTGTATCCATAGCTCTTGCGGTAGCATTAACATGA
- a CDS encoding penicillin-binding protein 2 — translation MRIVRYKILFTLISVLVLTFLFKVWYNIANNQYAFSSKIPALRGNIYDCRGRLLATSEVVYTAYLDLRYLKSIAGNAYKRDPDFIKMLSNFGVLYNPDDFDGKYIIKLGSFPKREDIQKKIPAQYLKFISIEAEEQRISISDSALSFIVGKTEQRYGLSGAEAFFDKVLRPVRDGTALVSYSGFVGNKIKTFKIKPENGKNVTLTIDSVLQKTLYNLALHYQEEEKAAEVGVLIMESETGKIRAAITTQTWPTFYMGYFEPGSTIKPIIFAGALELGVVKPDTNYYCPGYIKPVDGINLTIKDLKKHESINLHDGLVHSCNVVSILTAKKIIDTYGQAKLYELLTSFGLGMATGIELPGEVSGKLSTPDKWYKANWAFIAIGQSLGVTPIQLIASFNSIVNDGIYVTPTIDEKKKVVNKRIISKETAELVKQMLLDVVERGTGINAKIENTRIYGKTGTAQKNFKKDITALVVGQVELDRKFTILVWVDSPQKGKLSGIVAAPFFKGVVEKLKEYYSQESKNELTEKSRDFKGWTLEQIYEYSKAKKIKLNLLNLGLYVKDYQFKETPEGTTLDIILSEKPVLNQQK, via the coding sequence TTGAGGATTGTCAGGTACAAAATTCTTTTCACATTGATAAGTGTTCTAGTGTTAACTTTTCTGTTCAAAGTCTGGTATAACATAGCTAACAACCAGTATGCCTTTAGCAGTAAAATTCCTGCACTACGTGGAAATATTTACGACTGCAGAGGTAGGTTACTTGCAACAAGTGAGGTTGTTTACACTGCCTATCTTGATCTAAGATATTTGAAATCAATAGCCGGGAATGCTTACAAGCGTGATCCGGATTTTATAAAGATGCTTTCAAACTTTGGAGTTTTATATAATCCAGATGATTTCGATGGAAAGTACATAATAAAGCTAGGTTCATTTCCGAAAAGAGAGGATATACAAAAAAAGATTCCAGCACAATATTTAAAGTTCATCAGCATAGAAGCTGAGGAACAGAGAATTTCCATATCTGATTCTGCTCTAAGTTTCATTGTTGGAAAAACTGAGCAAAGGTACGGACTGAGCGGTGCAGAAGCATTTTTTGACAAGGTCCTTAGACCTGTGCGCGATGGTACAGCATTAGTAAGCTATTCTGGTTTTGTAGGTAATAAAATAAAAACATTTAAAATAAAACCGGAAAATGGCAAAAACGTGACTTTAACCATTGATAGTGTACTACAAAAAACACTTTACAATCTTGCATTGCATTATCAGGAGGAAGAGAAAGCTGCCGAAGTTGGTGTACTAATAATGGAAAGCGAGACTGGCAAGATTCGCGCAGCAATTACCACCCAAACATGGCCTACCTTTTATATGGGATATTTCGAACCTGGCTCAACTATAAAACCAATTATCTTTGCTGGGGCACTTGAGCTCGGTGTTGTAAAACCGGACACAAATTACTATTGTCCTGGTTATATTAAACCAGTTGATGGAATTAATCTTACGATAAAAGATCTAAAGAAACACGAGAGCATAAACTTGCATGATGGACTGGTTCATTCTTGCAACGTTGTTTCAATATTAACTGCAAAGAAAATCATTGATACTTATGGTCAAGCAAAGTTATATGAACTTTTGACGTCTTTCGGTTTAGGTATGGCAACAGGAATCGAACTTCCTGGAGAGGTTTCTGGAAAATTGAGCACACCTGATAAATGGTACAAAGCGAACTGGGCATTTATTGCTATTGGACAATCTCTGGGAGTTACTCCTATTCAATTAATAGCTTCATTCAACTCAATTGTAAACGATGGGATTTATGTAACCCCCACTATAGATGAAAAGAAAAAAGTTGTGAATAAGAGAATTATCTCAAAAGAAACAGCGGAGTTAGTAAAGCAAATGTTATTAGATGTTGTGGAAAGAGGAACAGGTATTAACGCAAAAATAGAAAACACAAGAATCTATGGAAAGACAGGTACAGCACAAAAGAATTTCAAAAAGGATATTACAGCTTTAGTTGTTGGCCAAGTGGAACTTGATAGGAAATTTACCATTCTTGTGTGGGTTGACTCACCACAAAAAGGGAAATTAAGTGGCATTGTTGCAGCCCCGTTTTTCAAAGGTGTAGTGGAAAAATTAAAAGAGTATTATTCACAAGAATCTAAAAATGAGTTGACTGAAAAAAGTCGAGATTTTAAAGGATGGACACTTGAGCAGATTTATGAGTACAGTAAGGCAAAGAAAATAAAGCTTAATCTGTTGAACCTTGGACTTTATGTAAAAGACTATCAATTTAAAGAAACACCCGAAGGAACTACGTTAGATATAATTCTTTCGGAAAAACCTGTTTTAAATCAACAGAAGTGA
- the rsmH gene encoding 16S rRNA (cytosine(1402)-N(4))-methyltransferase RsmH — protein sequence MNRVYSGRHIPVLLDEVIENLIWKPDGVYVDCTVGEGGHTRAIAERISSSGGRVIGIDVDSEVLQIAERNLEAYPEVQLFKFSYVELPVLLNLLQVHKVDGLLVDLGVSTYQLKAEGRGFSFNVDEPLDMRMNLENTLTAYQVVNTYPEEKLADIIYNYGEENFARKIASAIVRNRPIHTTKQLVEVIRKALPYREVHSRKRHFATKTFQAIRIEVNKELENISKFLEFAPDYLNVGGRLVIISFHSLEDRLVKRAFRSDVRLKVLGDFIEPTAQEISENPRARSAKLRVAERI from the coding sequence ATGAATAGAGTATATAGTGGACGTCACATCCCGGTACTTTTAGATGAAGTTATTGAGAACTTAATCTGGAAGCCGGACGGGGTGTACGTAGATTGTACAGTAGGAGAAGGTGGACATACACGAGCGATAGCGGAGCGGATATCATCAAGTGGTGGTAGGGTTATTGGCATTGACGTTGACAGCGAAGTGTTGCAAATAGCGGAGCGAAATTTGGAAGCCTACCCTGAAGTTCAGCTTTTCAAATTCTCCTACGTTGAGTTGCCCGTCTTGCTGAATCTATTACAAGTCCATAAAGTTGATGGACTACTTGTTGATTTAGGAGTTTCTACCTACCAATTAAAAGCAGAAGGTAGAGGCTTTTCATTTAACGTGGATGAACCTCTTGATATGAGGATGAACCTTGAGAATACATTAACCGCCTACCAAGTTGTTAATACCTACCCGGAAGAGAAATTGGCAGATATTATATATAACTATGGAGAAGAAAATTTTGCGCGAAAGATAGCAAGTGCTATTGTTCGAAACAGACCTATACATACGACAAAACAACTTGTCGAAGTAATAAGAAAAGCCCTTCCTTACAGAGAAGTGCATAGTAGAAAAAGACACTTTGCAACAAAAACTTTCCAAGCGATACGAATAGAAGTGAATAAAGAGCTTGAAAATATTTCAAAATTTTTGGAGTTTGCTCCTGATTATTTAAATGTAGGAGGAAGGTTGGTAATAATTTCATTTCATTCTTTGGAAGACAGGCTTGTGAAGCGAGCTTTTAGAAGTGACGTGCGCCTTAAAGTACTGGGCGATTTTATTGAACCGACAGCGCAAGAAATATCGGAAAATCCGAGAGCAAGGAGTGCTAAACTGAGGGTAGCGGAGCGTATATAG
- a CDS encoding BMP family ABC transporter substrate-binding protein yields MKKLLAVVLLAVVLTLGFSFKAIMVTDTGGLGDKSFNDGTWAGIEKAAKELKVEAKVIMSQEQSDYIPNLTKAAEEVMKEKDGGIVFAVGFMMTDALEKVAKQYPTVYFAGIDIAFEKELPNVINFLFKEQESAFLVGYIAAAMTKTGKVGFVGGIPIPPVERFRYGYEAGIKAYTDLKGKKVTVIKGYTNEFSDPKKGKDLANSQFSQGVDIIFAAAGACGNGVIEAAKERSEKLAGKGLENIKKYALSGKALFYAIGVDVDQDYMAPGVVLTSAMKGIDTAGYYGVKWAFTGQFKGGTKNLGLKEQGVRMSELKYTKDMIEKLAPNALKELDYLKQLVIEGKITIPDSEESLKAFTVKGIKLPK; encoded by the coding sequence ATGAAGAAACTTTTGGCGGTTGTTCTTTTAGCAGTTGTTTTGACACTCGGTTTTTCTTTTAAGGCCATTATGGTAACGGACACAGGAGGGCTTGGTGACAAGTCTTTCAACGACGGTACTTGGGCAGGTATCGAAAAGGCAGCGAAGGAACTGAAAGTAGAGGCAAAGGTCATTATGTCACAAGAGCAGTCGGATTACATTCCAAACTTAACAAAAGCAGCTGAAGAAGTTATGAAAGAAAAAGATGGTGGAATTGTATTTGCAGTTGGATTCATGATGACAGATGCACTCGAAAAAGTAGCAAAACAATATCCAACGGTGTATTTTGCAGGTATCGACATTGCATTCGAAAAAGAACTTCCAAACGTTATAAATTTCCTGTTTAAAGAACAAGAATCAGCGTTCTTAGTCGGTTATATCGCAGCAGCTATGACAAAAACAGGTAAAGTAGGTTTCGTGGGTGGTATTCCGATTCCTCCAGTTGAAAGATTCAGATACGGTTACGAAGCAGGTATAAAAGCTTACACTGATCTTAAAGGTAAGAAAGTAACAGTAATTAAAGGTTACACAAACGAGTTCAGCGATCCAAAGAAGGGTAAAGACCTTGCAAATTCACAATTCTCTCAAGGTGTAGATATTATCTTTGCAGCAGCAGGTGCTTGTGGTAACGGTGTTATCGAAGCTGCAAAGGAAAGAAGCGAAAAATTGGCAGGCAAGGGACTTGAAAATATTAAAAAGTACGCACTATCAGGTAAAGCCCTTTTCTACGCAATTGGTGTCGATGTTGACCAGGACTATATGGCACCTGGAGTAGTTTTAACAAGCGCAATGAAAGGTATTGATACAGCAGGATACTATGGTGTTAAATGGGCATTCACAGGTCAATTCAAGGGTGGTACAAAGAATCTCGGTTTGAAAGAACAAGGTGTAAGGATGTCAGAACTCAAATACACAAAAGATATGATCGAAAAACTTGCTCCAAATGCATTGAAAGAACTTGATTACCTCAAACAATTAGTAATTGAAGGAAAGATAACAATTCCTGATTCGGAAGAATCCTTGAAAGCCTTCACAGTTAAAGGAATAAAACTTCCAAAGTAA